A genome region from Streptomyces pratensis includes the following:
- a CDS encoding acyl-CoA dehydrogenase family protein, whose amino-acid sequence MQRQIFTEEHDAFRETVRTFLAKEVLPHYEQWEKDGIVSREAWLAAGRQGLLGLAVPEEYGGGGNTDFRYSAVIAEEFTRAGVSGLALGLHNDIIGPYLTDLATEEQKRRWLPGFCSGEIITAIAMTEPGAGSDLQGIRTTAEDKGDHWLLNGSKTFISNGILADLVIVVAKTSPEGGAKGLSLLVVERGAEGFERGRNLDKIGQKSQDTAELFFNDVRVPKGNLLGELDGAFIHLMTNLAQERMGIAVAGIAAAEYLLEITTRYVKEREAFGRPLSKLQHIRFEIAEMATECAVTRTFLDRCIVDHSEGTLDAVHASMAKWWATELQKRVADRCLQLHGGYGYMTEYRVAKAFTDGRIQTIYGGTTEIMKEIIGRSLLS is encoded by the coding sequence GTGCAGCGGCAGATCTTCACCGAAGAGCACGACGCGTTCCGCGAGACCGTCCGCACCTTCCTGGCCAAGGAGGTCCTCCCGCACTACGAGCAGTGGGAGAAGGACGGCATCGTCTCGCGTGAGGCCTGGCTCGCGGCCGGCCGGCAGGGACTGCTCGGCCTCGCCGTCCCCGAGGAGTACGGCGGCGGGGGCAACACGGACTTCCGCTACAGCGCGGTCATCGCCGAGGAGTTCACCCGGGCCGGTGTCTCCGGGCTGGCGCTCGGTCTGCACAACGACATCATCGGCCCGTATCTCACCGACCTCGCCACCGAGGAACAGAAGCGGCGCTGGCTGCCCGGCTTCTGCAGCGGCGAGATCATCACCGCCATCGCGATGACGGAACCCGGTGCGGGCTCCGACCTCCAGGGCATCCGCACCACTGCCGAGGACAAGGGCGACCACTGGCTCCTCAACGGCTCCAAGACCTTCATCTCCAACGGCATCCTCGCCGACCTGGTGATCGTCGTCGCGAAGACCTCGCCGGAGGGTGGTGCGAAAGGGCTGTCGCTGCTCGTCGTCGAGCGCGGCGCCGAAGGGTTCGAGCGCGGCCGCAACCTCGACAAGATCGGCCAGAAGTCCCAGGACACCGCCGAGCTGTTCTTCAACGACGTACGCGTCCCCAAGGGAAACCTCCTCGGCGAGCTCGACGGCGCCTTCATCCACCTCATGACCAACCTGGCCCAGGAACGGATGGGCATAGCGGTCGCGGGGATCGCCGCCGCCGAGTACCTCCTGGAGATCACCACCCGGTACGTCAAGGAACGCGAGGCATTCGGGCGCCCCCTCTCCAAGCTCCAGCACATCCGCTTCGAGATCGCCGAGATGGCCACCGAGTGCGCCGTCACCCGTACCTTCCTCGACCGGTGCATCGTCGACCACTCCGAGGGGACACTCGACGCCGTCCACGCCTCGATGGCCAAGTGGTGGGCCACCGAGTTGCAGAAGAGGGTGGCCGACCGCTGTCTCCAGCTCCACGGCGGATACGGCTACATGACGGAGTACCGGGTCGCCAAGGCCTTCACGGACGGCCGCATCCAGACCATCTACGGCGGGACGACCGAGATCATGAAGGAGATCATCGGCCGCTCGCTGCTCTCCTGA
- a CDS encoding acetyl-CoA C-acetyltransferase, with amino-acid sequence MSTEAFVYDAIRTPRGRGKANGALHGTKPIDLVVGLIHEIRDRFPGLDPAAIDDIVLGVVSPLGDQGSDIARIAAIAAGLPDSVAGVQENRFCASGLEAVNLAAAKVRSGWEDLVLAGGVESMSRVPMGSDGGAWAMDPMTSFETGFAPQGVGADLIATVEGFSRRDVDEYAALSQERAAIAWKEERFARSVVPVRDRNGLLVLDHDEHMRPGTTADSLASLKPSFATIGEMGGFDAVALQKYHWVEKIDHVHHAGNSSGIVDGAALVAIGSKETGERYGLTPRARIVSAAVSGSEPTIMLTGPAPATRKALAKAGLTIDDIDLVEINEAFAGVVLRFVKDMGLSLDKVNVNGGAIALGHPLGATGAMILGTLIDELERQDKRYGLVTLCVGGGMGVATVIERL; translated from the coding sequence TTGAGTACCGAAGCATTCGTCTACGACGCGATCCGCACCCCGCGCGGCCGCGGCAAGGCCAACGGCGCCCTGCACGGCACCAAGCCGATCGACCTCGTCGTCGGCCTCATCCACGAGATCCGTGACCGTTTCCCCGGACTCGACCCGGCGGCCATCGACGACATCGTCCTCGGTGTCGTCAGCCCGCTCGGTGACCAGGGATCCGACATCGCCCGGATCGCGGCGATCGCCGCGGGACTCCCGGACTCCGTCGCGGGCGTCCAGGAGAACCGCTTCTGCGCCTCCGGCCTCGAAGCGGTCAACCTGGCCGCCGCGAAGGTCCGTTCGGGCTGGGAGGACCTCGTCCTGGCCGGCGGCGTCGAGTCGATGTCCCGGGTGCCCATGGGATCCGACGGCGGGGCCTGGGCCATGGACCCGATGACCAGCTTCGAGACCGGCTTCGCCCCGCAGGGCGTCGGCGCCGACCTCATCGCCACCGTCGAGGGCTTCTCGCGCCGGGACGTCGACGAGTACGCCGCCCTCTCGCAGGAGCGCGCCGCGATCGCCTGGAAGGAGGAGCGCTTCGCCCGTTCCGTCGTCCCCGTCAGGGACCGCAACGGCCTGCTCGTCCTCGACCACGACGAGCACATGCGCCCCGGCACCACCGCCGACTCCCTCGCGTCCCTCAAGCCCTCGTTCGCCACGATCGGCGAGATGGGCGGATTCGACGCCGTGGCCCTCCAGAAGTACCACTGGGTCGAGAAGATCGACCACGTCCACCACGCGGGCAACTCCTCCGGGATCGTCGACGGCGCGGCACTCGTCGCGATCGGCTCCAAGGAGACCGGTGAGCGCTACGGGCTCACCCCGCGTGCCCGGATCGTCTCCGCCGCCGTCTCCGGGTCCGAGCCGACCATCATGCTCACCGGACCGGCCCCCGCCACCCGCAAGGCGCTGGCCAAGGCAGGGCTCACCATCGACGACATCGACCTCGTCGAGATCAACGAGGCCTTCGCCGGAGTCGTCCTGCGCTTCGTCAAGGACATGGGCCTGAGCCTCGACAAGGTGAACGTCAACGGCGGCGCCATCGCACTCGGCCACCCGCTCGGCGCGACCGGCGCGATGATCCTGGGCACGCTCATCGACGAACTGGAGCGTCAGGACAAGCGCTACGGCCTCGTCACCCTCTGCGTCGGCGGCGGCATGGGTGTCGCCACCGTCATCGAGCGTCTCTGA
- a CDS encoding 3-hydroxyacyl-CoA dehydrogenase NAD-binding domain-containing protein, with protein MTESTTIRWEQDETGVVTLVLDDPNQSANTMNQGFKDSIAAVAERAEAEKDSIRGIIYTSAKKTFFAGGDLKDMIRIGPENAQAAFDAGTAIKKSLRRIETLGKPVVAAINGAALGGGYEIALAAHHRVALDAPGSRIGLPEVTLGLLPAGGGVTRTVRLMGITDALLKVLLQGTQYTPQRALENGLVHEVAATRDEMLDKARAFIDANPESQQPWDVKGYRIPGGTPSNPKFAANLPAFPANLKKQLAGAPMPAPRNIMAAAVEGAQVDFETAQTIEARYFTELVTGQVAKNMIQAFFFDLQAVNSGASRPEGVEERQVRKVAVLGAGMMGAGIAYSCARAGIDVVLKDVSAEAAAKGKAYSEKLLAKALSRGRTTEAKRDELLARITPTGDPADLAGCDAVIEAVFEDTALKHKVFKEIQDIVDPDALLCSNTSTLPITVLAEGVSRPVDFIGLHFFSPVDKMPLVEIIKGEKTGDEALARAFDLVRRIKKTPIVVNDSRGFFTSRVIGHFINEGVAMVGEGVEPASVEQAAAQAGYPAKVLSLMDELTLTLPRKIRNETRRAVEEAGGAWATHPADGVIDRMVDEFGRPGRSGGAGFYDYGEDGARGALWPGLREHFTKPGTDVPFEDMKERMLFSEALDSVRCLEENVLMTVADANIGSIMGIGFPAWTGGVLQYINGYEGGLPGFVARARQLAERYGDRFLPSTLLLEKAAKGETFHD; from the coding sequence ATGACCGAGAGCACGACCATTCGCTGGGAACAGGACGAGACCGGCGTCGTCACCCTCGTACTCGACGACCCCAACCAGTCCGCCAATACGATGAACCAGGGCTTCAAGGACTCCATCGCCGCCGTCGCCGAGCGCGCCGAGGCCGAGAAGGACTCCATCCGGGGCATCATCTACACCTCCGCCAAGAAGACCTTCTTCGCGGGCGGCGACCTCAAGGACATGATCAGGATCGGTCCCGAGAACGCCCAGGCGGCGTTCGACGCCGGAACGGCCATCAAGAAGTCGCTGCGCCGCATCGAGACCCTCGGCAAGCCTGTCGTGGCCGCCATCAACGGCGCCGCGCTCGGCGGCGGTTACGAGATCGCGCTCGCCGCCCACCACCGCGTCGCCCTGGACGCCCCCGGCTCCCGTATCGGCCTGCCCGAGGTCACCCTCGGCCTGCTTCCCGCAGGCGGCGGTGTCACCCGCACCGTGCGGCTGATGGGCATCACCGACGCCCTGCTGAAGGTCCTGCTCCAGGGCACCCAGTACACCCCGCAGCGGGCGCTGGAGAACGGCCTGGTCCACGAGGTCGCGGCCACCCGTGATGAGATGCTCGACAAGGCCCGCGCCTTCATCGACGCCAACCCCGAGTCGCAGCAGCCCTGGGACGTCAAGGGCTACCGGATTCCCGGCGGCACCCCGTCGAACCCGAAGTTCGCGGCCAACCTGCCCGCCTTCCCGGCCAACCTGAAGAAGCAGCTCGCGGGCGCGCCCATGCCCGCACCCCGCAACATCATGGCCGCGGCGGTCGAGGGGGCGCAGGTCGACTTCGAGACCGCGCAGACCATCGAGGCGCGCTACTTCACCGAGCTGGTCACCGGCCAGGTCGCCAAGAACATGATCCAGGCGTTCTTCTTCGATCTCCAGGCCGTCAACTCCGGCGCCAGCCGCCCGGAGGGCGTCGAGGAACGCCAGGTCCGCAAGGTGGCGGTCCTCGGAGCCGGGATGATGGGGGCGGGCATCGCCTACTCCTGCGCACGCGCCGGCATCGACGTCGTCCTGAAGGACGTCTCCGCCGAGGCCGCCGCCAAGGGCAAGGCGTACAGCGAGAAGCTCCTCGCCAAGGCGCTCTCCCGGGGCCGCACGACCGAGGCGAAGCGGGACGAGCTGCTGGCCCGCATCACCCCGACCGGGGACCCTGCCGACCTCGCCGGCTGCGACGCCGTGATCGAGGCGGTCTTCGAGGACACCGCCCTCAAGCACAAGGTGTTCAAGGAGATCCAGGACATCGTCGACCCCGACGCGCTGCTCTGCTCCAACACCTCGACGCTGCCCATCACCGTGCTCGCCGAAGGCGTCAGCAGGCCGGTGGACTTCATCGGGCTGCACTTCTTCTCGCCGGTCGACAAGATGCCGCTCGTCGAGATCATCAAGGGCGAGAAGACCGGCGACGAGGCTCTGGCACGCGCCTTCGACCTGGTCCGCCGGATCAAGAAGACCCCGATCGTCGTCAACGACTCGCGCGGCTTCTTCACCTCACGCGTCATCGGCCACTTCATCAACGAGGGCGTCGCGATGGTCGGCGAGGGCGTGGAGCCCGCGTCGGTCGAACAGGCGGCGGCGCAGGCCGGCTACCCGGCCAAGGTGCTCTCCCTCATGGACGAGCTGACGCTGACCCTGCCCCGCAAGATCCGCAACGAGACCCGGCGCGCCGTCGAGGAGGCAGGCGGTGCCTGGGCCACGCACCCCGCGGACGGGGTCATCGACCGGATGGTCGACGAGTTCGGCAGGCCCGGACGCAGCGGGGGAGCGGGCTTCTACGATTACGGCGAGGACGGCGCGCGCGGTGCGCTCTGGCCGGGCCTGCGTGAGCACTTCACGAAGCCCGGCACCGACGTGCCCTTCGAGGACATGAAGGAGCGGATGCTCTTCTCCGAGGCGCTGGACAGCGTCCGCTGCCTGGAGGAGAACGTCCTCATGACCGTCGCCGACGCCAACATCGGCTCCATCATGGGCATCGGCTTCCCCGCCTGGACCGGCGGCGTGCTCCAGTACATCAACGGGTACGAGGGCGGCCTGCCCGGCTTCGTGGCGCGCGCCCGGCAGCTCGCAGAGCGCTACGGAGACCGCTTCCTGCCGTCCACGCTCCTGCTGGAGAAGGCGGCCAAGGGCGAGACCTTCCACGACTGA
- a CDS encoding MerR family transcriptional regulator encodes MTTGTDEPTLTVDELAARAGVTVRTVRFYSTRGLLPPPVIGPRRVGHYGHDHLSRLALIEELQHQGMTLAAIERYLEQLPPDLSAQDLAIHRALVASWAPDSAEDMERAELERRAGRPLSAQDVDRLAAMGVLERPRTPDGPFSVAPGLLRLGVELLDVPIAHETILAARTVLLEHTRSAAHELTRLFRDEVWTPYRERESDPEHVQAMKSLSAHMQPMVLQALLTAFQRSLKEELRAAFTTGKEE; translated from the coding sequence ATGACGACCGGGACCGACGAGCCGACGCTGACCGTCGACGAACTGGCGGCACGCGCGGGGGTCACCGTGCGCACCGTGCGCTTCTACAGCACAAGAGGCCTGCTGCCGCCCCCGGTGATCGGGCCCCGGCGCGTCGGGCACTACGGGCACGACCACCTGTCCCGGCTGGCCCTCATCGAGGAACTCCAGCACCAGGGCATGACGCTGGCCGCCATCGAGCGCTACCTGGAGCAGCTGCCACCCGACCTGAGCGCGCAGGACCTGGCGATCCACCGCGCCCTGGTGGCGTCCTGGGCCCCGGACTCCGCCGAGGACATGGAGCGTGCCGAGCTGGAGCGGCGGGCGGGGAGGCCCCTGAGCGCGCAGGACGTGGACCGGCTGGCGGCCATGGGGGTGCTGGAGCGTCCCCGGACACCCGACGGGCCGTTCAGTGTGGCGCCCGGCCTGCTGCGGCTCGGGGTGGAGCTCCTGGACGTGCCCATCGCGCACGAGACGATCCTGGCCGCGCGCACGGTCCTGCTGGAGCACACCCGCTCGGCCGCCCACGAGCTGACGCGGCTGTTCCGGGACGAGGTGTGGACCCCCTACCGGGAGCGGGAGTCGGACCCGGAACACGTACAGGCGATGAAGTCGCTCTCGGCCCACATGCAGCCGATGGTGCTCCAGGCGCTGCTGACGGCCTTCCAGCGGTCGCTGAAGGAGGAGCTGCGGGCCGCGTTCACCACGGGCAAGGAGGAGTGA
- a CDS encoding AMP-dependent synthetase/ligase has translation MTTILRLPTEPGQLTLPALLLRNAEDHGDRPALSWRAGEGAGDDGGWTTLTWRDVRREAAVLAAGYGALGVERGEQVLMMMGNRAEHWLSDLALTHLGAVPVTVYGTAAPGQIAHIARHSRARLAIVEGARERELWEPLLADGTVPLEALVVVEPGAAGPHQSYATLHATGERLRSDEAFDKAWRETRAQDPLTVVYTSGTTGDPKAVPITHRSVVVNALALDRVVELPDHVEHICYLPFAHIAERMLGIYLPVFRASHVHLCADAAAVAATARSLHPAQFFGVPRVWEKLAASVRAALATLPEEQRTAIEEASGTAREHVSCRERGETPSAELEAAYRAAKDTVLDPLLSLAGFERLVWTASASAPMPLDVVRFWAGFGIVVMDAWGLTETVGVFTTNSPSAFRLGSVGRPLEGLELRIADDGEILVRGETVFAGYLRDDGTVDRALDEDGWFATGDIGRTDEDGYLWLTDRKKEMIITSTGKNVSPALVENTLKEHPLIGQALVHGDGRSYLVALLVLDAEMAPAWAAARGIEGDPAAHPEVHAEIARAVEAANARLNRTEQIKRYRLLTREWGPETGELTPSLKLRRRVIRDQYGEILDALYAQDRA, from the coding sequence GTGACCACGATCCTGAGACTTCCCACCGAACCCGGGCAACTCACACTCCCTGCCTTGCTGCTGCGCAACGCCGAGGACCACGGGGACCGTCCGGCCCTCTCCTGGCGTGCGGGCGAAGGCGCGGGCGACGACGGCGGATGGACCACCCTCACCTGGCGGGACGTACGCCGCGAGGCGGCCGTGCTCGCCGCCGGCTACGGCGCCCTCGGCGTGGAACGTGGCGAACAGGTCCTCATGATGATGGGCAACCGGGCCGAGCACTGGCTCAGCGACCTGGCCCTCACCCACCTCGGTGCCGTCCCCGTCACCGTGTACGGAACCGCGGCACCCGGCCAGATCGCCCACATCGCCCGGCACAGCCGCGCCAGGCTCGCGATCGTGGAGGGCGCCAGGGAGCGGGAGCTCTGGGAGCCCCTGCTGGCGGACGGCACCGTACCGCTGGAGGCGCTCGTCGTCGTGGAGCCCGGCGCCGCCGGGCCCCACCAGTCGTACGCCACGCTGCACGCGACGGGGGAGCGGCTGCGCAGCGACGAGGCCTTCGACAAGGCATGGCGGGAGACCCGCGCCCAGGATCCGCTGACGGTCGTCTACACCTCGGGCACCACCGGCGACCCGAAGGCCGTCCCGATCACCCACCGGAGCGTCGTGGTCAACGCACTCGCCCTGGACCGGGTGGTGGAGCTCCCCGACCACGTCGAGCACATCTGCTACCTCCCCTTCGCTCACATCGCGGAGCGGATGCTGGGCATCTATCTGCCGGTCTTCAGGGCTTCGCACGTCCACCTCTGCGCGGACGCCGCAGCCGTCGCCGCCACGGCACGCTCCCTCCACCCCGCCCAGTTCTTCGGTGTGCCCCGGGTGTGGGAGAAGCTCGCCGCGTCCGTGCGGGCGGCCCTGGCGACGCTGCCGGAGGAACAGCGGACCGCGATCGAGGAGGCGAGCGGGACGGCCCGTGAGCACGTTTCGTGCCGGGAGCGCGGCGAGACCCCCTCCGCCGAGCTGGAGGCCGCTTACAGGGCGGCCAAGGACACGGTGCTCGACCCCCTGCTCTCGCTGGCGGGGTTCGAACGGCTGGTGTGGACGGCCAGCGCCTCCGCACCGATGCCCCTCGACGTCGTGCGCTTCTGGGCGGGCTTCGGCATCGTCGTCATGGACGCCTGGGGGCTCACCGAGACCGTCGGGGTGTTCACCACCAACAGCCCGTCGGCCTTCCGCCTCGGTTCGGTGGGGCGCCCGTTGGAGGGGCTGGAGCTACGGATCGCCGACGACGGCGAGATCCTTGTCCGGGGTGAGACGGTGTTCGCCGGATACCTGCGCGACGACGGCACCGTGGACAGGGCCCTCGACGAGGACGGCTGGTTCGCGACCGGGGACATCGGCCGTACGGACGAGGACGGCTACCTCTGGCTCACGGACCGCAAGAAGGAAATGATCATCACCTCGACCGGCAAGAACGTCTCGCCCGCGCTCGTCGAGAACACCCTCAAGGAACACCCGTTGATCGGCCAGGCCCTCGTTCACGGCGACGGCCGTTCCTACCTGGTCGCCCTGCTCGTGCTCGACGCGGAGATGGCGCCGGCCTGGGCGGCAGCCCGCGGCATCGAAGGCGACCCGGCCGCCCACCCGGAAGTGCACGCGGAGATCGCGCGCGCCGTCGAGGCGGCCAACGCCCGGCTGAACCGTACCGAACAGATCAAGCGCTACCGGCTGCTGACGAGGGAATGGGGCCCGGAGACCGGTGAGCTGACCCCCTCCCTGAAGCTCCGCCGCAGGGTGATCCGCGATCAGTACGGGGAGATCCTCGACGCGCTGTACGCGCAGGACAGGGCCTGA
- a CDS encoding macro domain-containing protein has protein sequence MSGITYVQGDATAPQGKGVKLIVHVCNDLGGWGKGFVLAVSRRWPGPEAAYRRWHRERSGNDFGLGAVQFVQAERYIWVANVVGQRGIRTGSKGVPVRYEAIDAGLDKVAAKAADLGASVHMPRIGCGLAGGTWPRVEPLITERLVSRGIDVTVYDHG, from the coding sequence ATGTCGGGGATCACATATGTGCAGGGCGACGCCACCGCGCCCCAGGGCAAGGGCGTCAAGCTGATCGTGCACGTCTGCAACGACCTGGGCGGCTGGGGCAAGGGCTTCGTCCTCGCCGTGTCCCGCCGCTGGCCCGGGCCCGAAGCCGCCTACCGGCGCTGGCACCGCGAGCGCTCGGGCAACGACTTCGGGCTGGGGGCGGTGCAGTTCGTCCAGGCCGAGCGGTACATCTGGGTGGCGAACGTGGTGGGTCAGCGGGGGATACGCACCGGCAGCAAGGGAGTCCCGGTGCGCTACGAGGCGATCGACGCGGGGCTGGACAAGGTGGCCGCCAAGGCCGCCGATCTGGGGGCCTCCGTCCACATGCCGCGGATCGGCTGCGGGCTGGCGGGCGGCACCTGGCCCAGGGTCGAACCCCTCATCACCGAGCGGCTGGTGAGCCGCGGCATCGACGTGACGGTTTACGACCACGGGTGA
- a CDS encoding acyl-CoA dehydrogenase family protein translates to MSTTHALPRSVSAEQRAFVTALRDFARRECGTREQRDALAAETGGPHAPSLYARLAELGWLGVCLPEAYGGSGGGMTDACLFLRETARGLVPAGGFITSVITAKAYERFGSEAQCKAAIGGAVAGQVLSIAMSEPEAGSDVAALRCKAERTPDGGWLVNGHKTWISNAHLAEHILLVARTDAGGAKHEGLTMFHVPAGTPGIGIRPIETMGGREVNDVFLTDVRLPADAVIGTADRAWTQLMAGLDAERLFLAANMLGLAERVLEDIVAYVRGREQFGRPVGSFQALRHRLADLATEIECARLLVFDVAAACDAEPEKSFSREASMAKLKATETARHAALEGMQMMGGYGYATEYDMERHLRTAVVSTVYGGTSEIQRDIIGKSYGL, encoded by the coding sequence ATGTCCACCACCCACGCCCTCCCGCGGTCGGTCTCCGCCGAGCAGCGGGCATTCGTCACGGCTCTGCGCGACTTCGCCCGGCGCGAGTGCGGTACGCGTGAGCAGCGCGACGCGCTGGCCGCGGAGACCGGCGGCCCGCACGCGCCGTCGCTCTACGCGCGGCTCGCGGAGCTCGGCTGGCTCGGCGTGTGCCTGCCCGAGGCCTACGGGGGCTCGGGCGGCGGGATGACGGATGCCTGCCTGTTCCTGCGGGAGACGGCGCGAGGTCTCGTACCGGCGGGCGGTTTCATCACCTCGGTGATCACCGCGAAGGCTTACGAGCGTTTCGGCAGCGAGGCCCAGTGCAAGGCGGCGATCGGTGGTGCGGTGGCCGGCCAGGTGCTGTCCATCGCGATGTCGGAACCTGAGGCGGGATCCGACGTGGCGGCGCTGCGCTGCAAGGCCGAGCGAACCCCGGACGGCGGCTGGCTGGTCAACGGTCACAAGACCTGGATCTCCAACGCGCACCTGGCCGAGCACATCCTGCTGGTGGCCAGGACCGACGCGGGCGGCGCGAAGCACGAGGGGCTGACCATGTTCCATGTCCCGGCCGGAACCCCGGGGATCGGGATACGGCCCATCGAGACGATGGGCGGCCGCGAGGTCAACGACGTCTTCCTCACCGACGTCCGGCTGCCGGCCGACGCCGTGATCGGCACCGCCGACCGCGCCTGGACCCAGCTGATGGCCGGCCTCGACGCGGAGCGGCTCTTCCTGGCGGCGAACATGCTGGGTCTGGCGGAGCGGGTCCTGGAGGACATCGTCGCGTACGTTCGCGGACGCGAGCAGTTCGGCCGTCCGGTCGGCTCCTTCCAGGCCTTGCGGCACCGGCTGGCCGACCTGGCGACCGAGATCGAGTGCGCACGCCTGCTGGTCTTCGACGTGGCGGCGGCCTGCGACGCCGAGCCGGAGAAGTCGTTCTCCCGTGAGGCCTCCATGGCGAAGCTCAAGGCCACCGAGACGGCGAGGCACGCGGCGCTGGAGGGCATGCAGATGATGGGCGGCTACGGCTACGCGACCGAGTACGACATGGAACGTCATCTGAGGACGGCGGTGGTGTCGACGGTGTACGGCGGCACGAGCGAGATCCAGCGCGACATCATCGGCAAGAGCTACGGCCTCTGA
- a CDS encoding TetR/AcrR family transcriptional regulator, whose amino-acid sequence MAAPGTDETLLAKALGEKPPSDALSEQILDAAREQFMTFGLRRSTVDDVAKRAKVSRVTVYRRIGNKDSLVSACLLREYRNFVVDVDEAVAALPTMEDRLVAGFVTVLKHIREHPLVGGLLRLEPEIMLPFLTLESGPAFLAMRGYLADRLRHAQRVEGRPETDPTPVAELMVRITVSFLLNPVSCFELDDDEQVGDFARRYLVPLLNVG is encoded by the coding sequence ATGGCGGCACCAGGTACCGACGAGACACTGCTGGCCAAGGCGCTCGGCGAGAAGCCACCGTCCGACGCGCTGAGCGAGCAGATCCTGGACGCGGCGCGCGAGCAGTTCATGACCTTCGGGCTGCGCCGCTCGACCGTCGACGACGTGGCCAAGCGCGCCAAGGTCTCGCGGGTCACCGTGTACCGCCGTATCGGCAACAAGGACAGCCTGGTCTCGGCCTGCCTGCTGCGGGAGTACCGCAATTTCGTCGTGGACGTCGACGAGGCGGTGGCCGCCCTGCCCACCATGGAGGACCGGCTCGTCGCCGGCTTCGTCACGGTGCTCAAGCACATCCGGGAACACCCGCTGGTGGGAGGACTGCTGAGGCTGGAGCCGGAGATCATGCTCCCCTTCCTCACACTGGAGAGCGGTCCCGCCTTTCTTGCGATGCGCGGATATCTGGCCGACCGGCTCCGCCACGCCCAGCGCGTCGAAGGGAGGCCGGAGACGGACCCGACACCGGTCGCCGAACTGATGGTGCGGATCACCGTCTCCTTCCTCCTCAACCCGGTGAGCTGCTTCGAACTCGACGACGACGAGCAGGTGGGCGACTTCGCCCGCCGCTATCTGGTGCCGCTGCTCAACGTGGGGTGA